In a genomic window of Streptomyces puniciscabiei:
- a CDS encoding proline racemase family protein encodes MRSKLVLHAVDSHTEGMPTRVVTGGIGTVPGVTMNERRLYFREHRDHIKRLLMNEPRGHSAMSGAILQPPARPDCDWGVIYIEVSGYLPMCGHGTIGVATVLVETGMVEVVEPVTTIRLDTPAGPVVAEVAVENGAARNVTLRNVPSFAVALDRRITLPDGRTVTYDLAYGGNFYAILPLDAFGLPFDRARKDDILAAGLTLMDAINSEAEPVHPEDPSIRGCHHVHLYAPGATARHSRHAMVIHPGWFDRSPCGTGTSARMAQLHARGELPLHTEFVNESFIGTRFTGRLLGTTEVAGRPAVLPSFTGRAWITGTAQYLLDPTDPFPEGFVL; translated from the coding sequence GTGCGCAGCAAGCTCGTCCTGCACGCCGTCGACTCGCACACCGAGGGCATGCCGACCCGGGTCGTCACCGGCGGGATCGGCACCGTACCGGGTGTGACCATGAACGAGCGGCGGCTGTACTTCCGTGAACACCGCGACCACATCAAGCGGTTGCTGATGAACGAACCTCGGGGCCACTCCGCGATGAGCGGCGCGATCCTGCAACCGCCGGCCCGCCCCGACTGCGACTGGGGCGTGATCTACATCGAGGTCTCCGGCTATCTGCCGATGTGCGGGCACGGCACCATCGGGGTGGCGACCGTGCTGGTCGAGACCGGCATGGTGGAGGTGGTGGAGCCGGTGACCACCATCCGGCTCGACACCCCGGCGGGGCCGGTGGTGGCCGAGGTGGCGGTGGAGAACGGCGCCGCGCGGAACGTGACCCTGAGGAACGTGCCGTCGTTCGCCGTCGCCCTGGACCGCAGGATCACCCTGCCCGACGGGCGCACGGTCACCTACGACCTCGCCTACGGCGGCAACTTCTACGCGATCCTCCCGCTCGACGCGTTCGGGCTGCCCTTCGACCGCGCCCGCAAGGACGACATCCTCGCGGCCGGTCTGACGCTCATGGACGCGATCAACTCGGAGGCGGAGCCGGTGCATCCGGAGGATCCCTCCATCCGCGGCTGCCACCACGTCCACCTGTACGCGCCCGGCGCCACGGCACGCCACTCGCGCCATGCGATGGTCATCCACCCCGGCTGGTTCGACCGCTCCCCGTGCGGCACGGGCACCAGCGCACGCATGGCGCAGTTGCACGCGCGCGGCGAACTGCCGTTGCACACCGAGTTCGTGAACGAGTCCTTCATCGGCACCCGGTTCACCGGGCGGCTGCTCGGCACGACGGAGGTGGCGGGCCGCCCGGCGGTGCTGCCCAGCTTCACCGGCCGGGCGTGGATCACCGGCACCGCGCAGTACCTCCTGGACCCCACCGACCCCTTCCCGGAGGGCTTCGTCCTCTAG
- a CDS encoding GntR family transcriptional regulator, with amino-acid sequence MAQDERGTQMPALPRLGGRRSSYRERVADALRAALIAGELRPGAVYSAPSLAARFGVSATPVREAMLDLAKEGLVDTVPNKGFRVTVVSDRQLDEYTHIRALVEIPTVVELARTADRVSLEALRPAAREIVTAAVAGDLIAYVEADTRFHLGLLALAGNAHLVEVVADLRKRSRLYGLTALVEAGRLLASAEEHLELLDALLERDEKAVHAIMTRHLGHVRSLWAEGTDRG; translated from the coding sequence ATGGCACAAGACGAGCGAGGCACGCAGATGCCCGCGCTTCCCCGACTGGGCGGCCGGCGCAGCAGCTACCGCGAGCGCGTCGCCGACGCGCTGCGCGCCGCGCTGATCGCCGGCGAGCTGCGGCCGGGCGCGGTCTACTCCGCGCCCTCGCTCGCGGCCCGCTTCGGCGTCTCCGCGACGCCGGTGCGGGAGGCGATGCTGGACCTGGCCAAGGAGGGCCTGGTCGACACCGTGCCGAACAAGGGCTTCCGGGTCACCGTCGTCTCCGACAGGCAGCTGGACGAGTACACGCACATCCGCGCCCTCGTCGAGATTCCGACCGTCGTCGAACTGGCCCGCACCGCCGACCGTGTCTCGCTGGAGGCGCTGCGCCCGGCGGCCCGCGAGATCGTCACGGCCGCGGTGGCGGGCGACCTGATCGCCTATGTCGAGGCCGACACCCGCTTCCACCTCGGCCTGCTCGCCCTCGCGGGCAACGCCCACCTGGTCGAGGTGGTCGCCGACCTGCGCAAACGCTCCCGCCTCTACGGCCTGACGGCCCTGGTGGAGGCCGGCCGGCTGCTCGCCTCGGCCGAGGAGCACCTGGAACTCCTCGACGCCCTGTTGGAACGGGACGAGAAGGCCGTCCACGCGATCATGACCCGGCATCTGGGTCATGTGCGCAGTCTGTGGGCGGAGGGAACGGACCGGGGCTAG
- a CDS encoding amino acid permease, with amino-acid sequence MHVTGTAPQPAPATSAELTAAVGDLPDTGRHARRFGLPVATALVMGNIIGGGIFLLPASIAPYGWVSLVAFGVLTVGAIALALVFGRLAARDPRTGGPYVYAREAFGDFAGFLAAWAYWITTWVSNAALAVAAVGYLDVLIPVGGHKWTACLAALVLQWLPALANFAGTRYVGAVQLVSTVLKFVPLLLVAVGGLFFFDPSRLGPFNASGHSAIGAVSASAALLLFSYLGVESAAVSAGEVRNARRNVGRATVIGTAGAALVYLLGTLSVFGTVAHHRLVASTAPFSDAVNTMFGGSWGGTAVALAALVSMTGCLNGWTLLSAQTPYAAAKDGLFPAAFARRRRGVPTVGVGVTVVLSSLLTAYNYLSGSAKVFDVLVLVTTFTATVPYLLATGAQLFHLVSGRSVDRSRLVRDSVITAVAAAFSIWLMAGAGYAAVYQGVLFLFAGILVYAVMAARRQRKPAETIGGVAPSR; translated from the coding sequence ATGCACGTCACCGGAACCGCCCCGCAGCCGGCTCCGGCCACCTCCGCGGAGCTCACCGCTGCCGTCGGAGACCTTCCCGACACCGGCAGGCACGCCCGCCGGTTCGGCCTGCCCGTCGCGACCGCGCTGGTCATGGGCAACATCATCGGCGGCGGCATCTTTCTGCTCCCCGCCTCCATCGCCCCGTACGGCTGGGTCAGCCTGGTCGCCTTCGGGGTGCTGACCGTGGGTGCCATCGCGCTCGCGCTGGTCTTCGGCCGGCTCGCCGCACGCGACCCGCGCACCGGCGGCCCCTACGTCTACGCCCGCGAGGCCTTCGGCGACTTCGCCGGGTTCCTCGCCGCCTGGGCGTACTGGATCACCACCTGGGTGTCGAACGCGGCGCTCGCCGTCGCCGCCGTCGGCTACCTGGACGTGCTGATCCCGGTGGGCGGCCACAAGTGGACCGCGTGTCTGGCCGCCCTGGTCCTGCAGTGGCTGCCCGCCCTCGCCAACTTCGCCGGCACCCGGTACGTGGGCGCGGTCCAGCTGGTCTCGACCGTGCTGAAGTTCGTGCCGCTGCTGCTCGTCGCGGTCGGCGGCCTGTTCTTCTTCGACCCGTCCCGGCTCGGGCCGTTCAACGCGAGCGGGCACAGCGCGATCGGAGCCGTCTCCGCCTCCGCCGCCCTGCTGCTCTTCTCCTACCTCGGGGTGGAGTCCGCCGCCGTGAGCGCCGGCGAGGTCAGGAACGCCCGCCGCAACGTGGGGCGCGCCACCGTGATCGGCACCGCGGGCGCCGCGCTGGTCTACCTCCTGGGCACGCTGTCCGTCTTCGGCACGGTCGCTCACCACCGCCTGGTGGCCTCCACGGCCCCCTTCTCCGACGCCGTGAACACGATGTTCGGGGGCAGCTGGGGTGGTACGGCGGTGGCGCTGGCGGCGCTGGTGTCGATGACGGGCTGCCTCAACGGCTGGACGCTGCTGAGCGCGCAGACGCCGTACGCCGCGGCGAAGGACGGCCTGTTCCCGGCCGCTTTCGCACGCCGCCGCCGGGGCGTGCCGACGGTCGGTGTCGGCGTCACGGTCGTGCTGTCCTCCCTGCTCACGGCGTACAACTACCTGTCGGGCTCGGCGAAGGTCTTCGACGTCCTGGTCCTCGTCACCACGTTCACCGCGACCGTGCCGTACCTGCTGGCGACCGGCGCGCAGCTCTTCCACCTGGTCTCCGGCCGGTCCGTGGACCGCTCGCGCCTGGTGCGGGACTCGGTGATCACCGCGGTCGCGGCCGCCTTCTCCATCTGGCTGATGGCGGGCGCCGGCTACGCGGCGGTGTACCAGGGTGTGCTGTTCCTGTTCGCCGGGATCCTGGTCTACGCGGTGATGGCGGCGCGTCGGCAGCGGAAGCCGGCGGAGACGATCGGGGGCGTGGCCCCCAGCCGGTGA
- a CDS encoding response regulator codes for MIRTLVVDDDFRVSHIHSEYVSRVAGFDVVGEAASVAEALEAVRALRPDLLLLDIFLPDGSGLDVLRRLTGDEGGDRPDALMITADRDIESVRTAMKLGAVGYLVKPFGSPDLCERLTAYRELQQRVEVLGPAAETDQADVDALFSAARPPAVPRVPAKGHSAPTLTLVHQALRTARGPVSAAEAAELTGVSRATAQRYLSYLVKEGMVRLELRYGATGRPEHRYRIVT; via the coding sequence ATGATCCGGACCCTGGTCGTGGACGACGACTTCCGGGTGAGCCACATCCACAGCGAGTACGTGAGCCGCGTCGCGGGCTTCGACGTGGTCGGCGAGGCGGCGAGCGTCGCCGAGGCGCTGGAGGCGGTCCGGGCACTGCGCCCCGACCTGCTGCTGCTCGACATCTTCCTGCCCGACGGCAGCGGGCTCGACGTGCTGCGCCGGCTCACCGGGGACGAGGGAGGCGACCGCCCCGACGCCCTGATGATCACCGCGGACCGGGACATCGAGTCGGTGCGCACCGCCATGAAGCTCGGCGCCGTGGGCTACCTGGTCAAGCCGTTCGGCTCCCCCGACCTGTGCGAACGGCTCACCGCCTACCGGGAGCTCCAGCAGCGCGTGGAGGTGCTCGGCCCGGCCGCCGAGACCGATCAGGCCGATGTGGACGCCCTGTTCAGCGCCGCCCGGCCGCCCGCCGTGCCACGGGTGCCGGCCAAGGGCCACTCGGCGCCCACCCTGACCCTGGTCCACCAGGCGCTGCGCACCGCGCGCGGCCCGGTGTCGGCGGCCGAGGCGGCCGAACTCACCGGCGTCTCCCGCGCCACGGCCCAGCGCTATCTGTCCTACCTGGTCAAGGAGGGCATGGTCCGCCTGGAACTGCGATACGGCGCGACCGGGCGTCCGGAGCACCGCTATCGCATCGTCACCTGA
- a CDS encoding ATP-binding protein, with protein sequence MTPIRMRIGRGGRGRLSARILASQLVILALTGAIGFVLFAFAQRSALDRTYEERAVGIAQTAAADPQIRRAMEYGDGGDVVQTAAERIRIASGASYVVVIDLHGVRHSHPMPHLVGSPVAEPLVVLDGRTHVGTDQGATGRSANGKAPLYGPTHRLVGEVSVGIPERHVLSELWRELPTFGLYAAIATTLGATAAYLLARRLKRTTFGLELEEIAGLLQDREAMLHGIREGVVAFDPDGRITVVNDEARRLLGLGTALGRTVEEVLPDGRLRRALDGTLTGTDVSVLTDEHCLVVNRMPVTLHGRELGAVVTVRDRTEMVGLLRELDSVRGLTDALRAQQHEFTNRMHTLAGLLDIGEYDDAYEFAVGAAGTGQALTESVRRRIGNSLMVGLLVAKTTVAGERGVRIVLTDDSSLGQDPPHLHRLLTIVGNLLDNAVDAAGEGPRPADGREVRLTLTEGPREVRIRVADTGPGIPPEAAESIFEDGFSTRPERGTARRGLGLALVHRLVQRHGGTITVSEGPGAVFTVVLPLPDKALAPEGALFTKALPVGGER encoded by the coding sequence GTGACACCCATCCGTATGCGGATCGGGCGCGGCGGGAGGGGGAGACTCTCCGCGCGGATCCTCGCCAGCCAGCTCGTCATCCTGGCGCTGACCGGCGCCATCGGATTCGTCCTGTTCGCCTTCGCGCAGCGCTCCGCGCTCGACCGCACCTACGAGGAGCGGGCTGTGGGCATCGCGCAGACCGCGGCCGCGGACCCGCAGATCCGGCGCGCCATGGAGTACGGCGACGGCGGTGACGTGGTGCAGACCGCCGCCGAGCGGATCCGGATCGCGTCGGGCGCGTCGTACGTGGTGGTGATCGACCTGCACGGGGTCCGCCACTCGCACCCCATGCCGCACCTGGTGGGCTCGCCGGTGGCCGAGCCGCTCGTGGTGCTGGACGGGCGGACGCACGTCGGCACCGACCAGGGCGCGACCGGACGGTCCGCCAACGGCAAGGCCCCGCTGTACGGGCCGACGCACAGGCTGGTCGGCGAGGTGTCGGTGGGCATCCCCGAACGGCATGTGCTCAGCGAGCTGTGGCGCGAGCTGCCCACCTTCGGCCTGTACGCCGCGATCGCCACCACGCTCGGTGCCACGGCCGCGTATCTGCTGGCCAGGCGGCTGAAGCGGACCACGTTCGGGCTGGAGCTGGAGGAGATCGCCGGACTGCTGCAGGACCGCGAGGCGATGCTGCACGGCATCCGCGAGGGCGTGGTCGCCTTCGACCCCGACGGCCGGATCACCGTGGTGAACGACGAGGCCCGCCGGCTGCTCGGCCTCGGTACCGCGCTCGGCCGGACCGTCGAGGAGGTGCTGCCCGACGGCCGGCTGCGCCGCGCCCTGGACGGCACCCTGACCGGCACCGACGTCAGCGTCCTGACCGACGAGCACTGCCTCGTCGTCAACCGTATGCCGGTCACCCTGCACGGCCGGGAACTCGGCGCCGTGGTCACCGTACGGGACCGCACCGAAATGGTCGGGCTGCTGCGCGAACTGGACTCCGTGCGGGGCCTGACAGACGCGCTGCGGGCCCAGCAGCACGAGTTCACCAACCGCATGCACACCCTGGCCGGCCTGCTCGACATCGGGGAGTACGACGACGCCTACGAGTTCGCCGTCGGCGCGGCCGGCACCGGGCAGGCGCTCACCGAATCGGTGCGCAGGCGGATCGGGAACTCGCTCATGGTCGGTCTGCTCGTGGCCAAGACCACGGTCGCCGGCGAACGCGGGGTACGGATCGTGCTGACCGACGACTCGTCCCTCGGCCAGGACCCGCCGCACCTGCACCGGCTGCTGACCATCGTGGGCAACCTGCTGGACAACGCGGTCGACGCGGCCGGCGAGGGTCCGCGCCCGGCGGACGGCCGCGAGGTACGGCTCACCCTGACCGAGGGCCCTCGCGAGGTGCGCATCCGGGTCGCGGACACCGGTCCGGGGATCCCGCCGGAGGCGGCCGAGTCGATCTTCGAGGACGGCTTCTCGACCCGGCCGGAACGGGGCACCGCCCGGCGTGGCCTCGGCCTGGCCCTGGTGCACCGCCTGGTGCAACGGCACGGCGGCACCATCACGGTCAGCGAAGGCCCCGGCGCCGTCTTCACGGTCGTACTGCCCCTGCCGGACAAGGCCCTCGCGCCTGAGGGAGCACTGTTCACCAAGGCGTTGCCGGTGGGAGGCGAGCGCTGA
- a CDS encoding ABC transporter ATP-binding protein, with the protein MASRNDVARSPIADAAEREDARIEISGLTKRFLTPAGEVFTALQGVSFTVEPGQFCAVVGPTGCGKSTTLGMVSGLDRPSEGSVKVGGREVDGITDGVSFMFQADALLPWKTVLGNVLMGPIFRGVPKQQAQASARDWLRRVGLSGFEDRYPHQLSGGMRKRVAMAAALINEPKILIMDEPFGALDVQTKAIMSTELLDLWEQIRPSVIFITHDLDEAVALADRVVVMTSSPGSVKAVFDIDLPRPRGSVQEIRYQPRFIELQHQIWDTLREEVERAYARTAGGKA; encoded by the coding sequence ATGGCTTCGCGAAACGATGTCGCGAGGAGCCCGATCGCCGATGCAGCAGAGCGCGAGGACGCGCGCATCGAGATCTCCGGGCTCACCAAGCGATTCCTGACCCCTGCCGGTGAGGTGTTCACGGCGCTGCAAGGCGTTTCGTTCACCGTGGAGCCGGGTCAGTTCTGTGCGGTGGTCGGCCCCACCGGCTGCGGCAAGTCCACCACGCTCGGCATGGTGTCCGGGCTCGACCGGCCCAGCGAGGGCTCGGTCAAGGTCGGCGGCCGCGAGGTGGACGGCATCACCGACGGCGTCAGCTTCATGTTCCAGGCGGACGCGCTGCTGCCCTGGAAGACGGTCCTCGGCAATGTGCTCATGGGCCCGATATTCCGCGGCGTGCCCAAGCAGCAGGCCCAGGCCTCGGCCCGGGACTGGCTGCGCCGCGTCGGCCTCTCCGGCTTCGAGGACCGCTACCCGCACCAGCTCTCCGGCGGCATGCGCAAGCGCGTGGCGATGGCCGCGGCGCTGATCAACGAACCCAAGATCCTGATCATGGACGAGCCGTTCGGCGCCCTGGACGTACAGACCAAGGCGATCATGTCCACCGAGCTGCTGGACCTGTGGGAGCAGATCCGGCCCTCCGTCATCTTCATCACGCACGACCTGGACGAGGCCGTGGCGCTCGCCGACCGGGTCGTCGTCATGACGTCCAGCCCCGGGTCGGTCAAGGCCGTCTTCGACATCGACCTGCCCCGTCCGCGCGGCTCGGTCCAGGAGATCCGCTACCAGCCCCGCTTCATCGAACTCCAGCACCAGATCTGGGACACGCTGCGCGAAGAGGTGGAGCGCGCCTACGCACGCACCGCAGGAGGAAAGGCATGA
- a CDS encoding ABC transporter permease, with protein sequence MSTTSTASAVPVADGGHASAAAAAKRAARRRVALVWAGRLGLAAFVLGGWQAFTTWGIVDPFFFGQPSGIWQRLIDLFQNGTEFGSFYANIWTTIQEALIGFALGAGTGVVFGVALGQSRYLSDVLGPYIKMVNAIPRIVLGSIFIVAFGIGVTPKILLAAVLVFFIVFFNAFQGVREVDRNILANARVLGASQLQIIRHVIVPSALTWIIASLHSAFGFAIVGALVGEVLGAQSGLGLVIKTAQNNFDPNGVFATMLVIAVIVLGAEWLIGKLEHRLLSWRPPAPTEANSL encoded by the coding sequence ATGAGCACGACGTCCACCGCTTCCGCCGTCCCGGTCGCCGACGGCGGGCACGCCTCGGCCGCGGCCGCCGCCAAACGGGCCGCACGACGCCGCGTCGCGCTGGTGTGGGCGGGCCGCCTCGGCCTCGCCGCGTTCGTCCTCGGCGGCTGGCAGGCGTTCACCACCTGGGGCATCGTCGACCCGTTCTTCTTCGGGCAGCCGTCCGGGATCTGGCAGCGGCTGATCGACCTCTTCCAGAACGGCACCGAGTTCGGCTCCTTCTACGCGAACATCTGGACCACCATCCAGGAGGCGCTCATCGGCTTCGCCCTCGGCGCCGGCACCGGAGTCGTCTTCGGCGTCGCGCTGGGCCAGAGCCGCTATCTGTCCGACGTCCTCGGTCCCTACATCAAGATGGTCAACGCCATCCCGCGCATCGTACTCGGCTCGATCTTCATCGTCGCCTTCGGTATCGGCGTCACCCCGAAGATCCTGCTCGCCGCCGTGCTGGTGTTCTTCATCGTCTTCTTCAACGCCTTCCAGGGCGTCCGCGAGGTCGACCGCAACATCCTCGCCAACGCCCGGGTGCTCGGCGCCTCCCAGCTGCAGATCATCCGGCACGTCATCGTGCCCTCCGCGCTCACCTGGATCATCGCCAGCCTGCACAGCGCGTTCGGCTTCGCCATCGTCGGCGCGCTCGTCGGCGAGGTGCTCGGCGCGCAGAGCGGCCTCGGCCTCGTCATCAAGACCGCGCAGAACAACTTCGACCCCAACGGTGTGTTCGCCACGATGCTCGTCATCGCGGTGATCGTGCTCGGCGCGGAGTGGCTGATCGGCAAGCTCGAGCACCGGCTGCTGTCCTGGCGCCCGCCGGCCCCCACCGAGGCCAACAGCCTCTGA
- a CDS encoding ABC transporter substrate-binding protein has product MSKRILTASLVTVLALGAATACSSSSSGSSGSGGTPTVRIMVGGIDKQIYLPYQLAQNLGFYKKYGVNVVLSTEQDGGTGAEDAMASGQVDMAGAWYNHTIDFQVKGKAVEDVVQLSGAPGEREMCATKSGVHSAADFKGKTLGVTDLGSGTDTLTQFLAAKKGIKTSDFHRIGVGAGSTAIAALQNGKVACVMTTQPTVAAIEKKGVGYSAVDVATTEGAKAATGGAWPAAGVIARTDWVNSHKDAVQKVVDALVATMHWIDKHSAADIADKLPQSFVQNQLVTKADYISALTQDKGQFLPDGIMPADGPKNVLATEELVGHATSKVNLGTTFTNDFALAANKKEGFTTTTTPAGTSG; this is encoded by the coding sequence ATGTCCAAGAGAATCCTCACCGCGTCCCTCGTCACCGTCCTCGCCCTCGGCGCGGCCACGGCGTGTTCCAGCAGCTCCTCCGGTTCCAGCGGCTCCGGCGGCACCCCGACCGTCAGGATCATGGTCGGCGGCATCGACAAGCAGATCTACCTGCCCTACCAGCTCGCCCAGAACCTCGGCTTCTACAAGAAGTACGGCGTCAACGTCGTGCTGAGCACCGAGCAGGACGGCGGCACCGGCGCCGAGGACGCCATGGCCTCGGGGCAGGTGGACATGGCGGGCGCCTGGTACAACCACACGATCGACTTCCAGGTGAAGGGCAAGGCCGTCGAGGACGTCGTCCAGCTGTCCGGTGCGCCGGGCGAGCGGGAGATGTGTGCCACCAAGAGCGGGGTGCACTCGGCGGCGGACTTCAAGGGCAAGACGCTGGGCGTGACCGACCTGGGCTCGGGCACCGACACGCTGACCCAGTTCCTGGCCGCCAAGAAGGGCATCAAGACGAGCGACTTCCACCGGATCGGGGTCGGCGCGGGCTCCACCGCCATCGCCGCGCTGCAGAACGGCAAGGTGGCCTGTGTCATGACGACGCAGCCGACGGTCGCCGCCATCGAGAAGAAGGGCGTCGGCTACTCGGCGGTCGATGTCGCCACCACCGAGGGTGCCAAGGCCGCGACCGGCGGCGCCTGGCCGGCCGCGGGTGTCATCGCCCGCACCGACTGGGTGAACTCGCACAAGGACGCGGTGCAGAAGGTCGTCGACGCGCTCGTGGCCACCATGCACTGGATCGACAAGCACAGCGCGGCGGACATCGCCGACAAGCTGCCGCAGTCGTTCGTGCAGAACCAGCTGGTCACCAAGGCCGACTACATCTCGGCCCTGACCCAGGACAAGGGGCAGTTCCTCCCGGACGGCATCATGCCGGCCGACGGTCCCAAGAACGTCCTGGCCACGGAGGAGCTGGTCGGCCACGCGACCTCGAAGGTGAACCTCGGCACGACGTTCACCAATGACTTCGCCCTCGCGGCCAACAAGAAGGAAGGCTTCACCACCACCACGACCCCGGCGGGCACGTCCGGCTGA
- a CDS encoding acyl-CoA dehydrogenase family protein, with translation MSTELRETPAAACDEELVERARTAARTLAANAARTEHDLRPAADSLAVLRRAGLFAMGVPRDAGGAGAGLRTQVRVIAELGQGCPSTAWITALSAALKTVCSAVFPEAAREVLFADPDAIMCGSTTPLRALGERTGYGFSVSGRWQAVAGCEDSAWAVLAVPVHAEGQPALYCPALISTRDLSVERDRPVTGMAGTGSHTLVAQDVAVPPAHVVFPTAEADRAPGFPAASTALLGIAVVMLAPLLGAARGAQHAMEKVSAGVDALTPAVRHPPSRPWLTTACRLLDSATSRVLRVADALDDRLHQLHAPANSVFRPAREHARMRAELASAAQECREAVDWLLDPHSLGGFAPGASLRRIWRDLAVMMRHPQFGPHTVAEDYGRVLFGGRRGRPRPRVPDELEDRGALASRRGGVGPGSGE, from the coding sequence ATGAGTACTGAATTGCGAGAAACTCCCGCGGCCGCCTGCGACGAGGAGTTGGTGGAGCGGGCCCGCACCGCGGCACGGACGTTGGCGGCGAACGCCGCACGGACGGAGCATGATCTGCGTCCGGCCGCGGATTCCCTGGCGGTGCTACGGCGGGCCGGACTGTTCGCGATGGGCGTCCCGCGCGATGCCGGTGGGGCCGGAGCCGGTCTGCGGACCCAGGTGCGGGTGATCGCCGAACTGGGGCAGGGGTGTCCGTCGACGGCGTGGATCACCGCACTGTCCGCGGCCTTGAAGACCGTGTGCTCGGCGGTGTTCCCCGAGGCCGCCCGCGAGGTTCTGTTCGCCGACCCCGACGCGATCATGTGCGGTTCCACCACACCGCTGAGGGCCCTGGGCGAGCGGACCGGTTACGGTTTCAGCGTCTCGGGGCGGTGGCAGGCCGTCGCCGGCTGCGAGGACTCGGCGTGGGCGGTCCTCGCGGTACCCGTGCACGCGGAGGGCCAACCCGCCCTGTATTGCCCGGCGTTGATCTCGACCAGGGACCTCTCCGTCGAACGCGACCGGCCCGTCACCGGCATGGCCGGAACGGGCAGTCACACGCTCGTGGCCCAGGACGTGGCGGTACCCCCGGCCCACGTGGTGTTCCCCACCGCCGAAGCGGACCGGGCCCCCGGCTTCCCCGCCGCTTCGACGGCACTGCTCGGCATCGCCGTCGTCATGCTCGCCCCGCTGCTCGGAGCCGCACGCGGCGCCCAGCACGCGATGGAGAAAGTGTCAGCGGGCGTCGACGCCCTCACGCCGGCCGTCCGTCACCCACCGTCCCGGCCGTGGCTCACCACCGCCTGCCGGCTCCTCGACTCGGCGACAAGCCGCGTTCTGCGCGTAGCGGATGCCCTCGACGACCGGCTCCATCAGCTCCATGCTCCTGCGAACTCCGTGTTCCGCCCCGCGCGGGAACACGCACGCATGCGGGCGGAGCTGGCGTCCGCCGCGCAGGAATGCCGGGAGGCCGTGGACTGGCTGCTGGACCCGCACAGCCTGGGCGGCTTCGCCCCGGGCGCCTCGCTGCGGCGCATCTGGCGCGACCTGGCGGTCATGATGCGCCACCCGCAGTTCGGCCCCCACACCGTCGCGGAGGACTACGGCCGGGTTCTGTTCGGAGGTAGGAGGGGTCGGCCGAGACCTCGGGTACCAGACGAGCTAGAGGATCGTGGCGCGCTGGCGAGTAGACGAGGCGGCGTCGGTCCCGGCAGCGGTGAGTAA